GTGAACCGGGGGCGGATACTGGAAAATATATACCCAAATCCAATCTTGAACACTtgaaatcttcttcttttgttgaaAGCATACTTCTGTGACTTGACAATCAACAATTCACCGTCGGATTCCACAAAGTGTGACTCCAACGTCCGCCGCCACCATGTGTGGATTAAGGGTACAACAATATTTTGAATTACTCTAAAGATCACTTCACGCTTCTCCGCCAATTCTATGCTATAACTTGCAAAAAAAGCGCCTTTATGCATTAAAGCATACAGCTTGTCTTCATGAAATATGATGTCCAAGTAACGAGGACTTTGCCCCTTTAGTCCTTGGAAGACGCTCCATTCCTTGTCGCCGGGCTTGCATAACGCTAATACGTCAGCCGGCTCCCTAAACGTCGCCGCAACAATACATTTTGAAAGGTCTGTAGAGGACAGTTCAATCTTACGAATAAAAGATGTAAGGCGGCTTCGATCCTGCGCGCCACCGACATAATCGTCGAAAGATGGGATTTTTGTCAAGGATGGAAGATGGTGTCGGAATCCTGAAAGgggattgaaaataaaaacttgtGGGTTACCTTTTTCCCACCTAGCAAAAGTTAACCAACCTCTGGAAGATCCAAAACACCACCCTCCCCGTGCGGGCCTAGGTAGCTTTATGGTACGGACGATGCCTTCAGACGTGCTAAAGAAATTTAAGGATTTGCTGTCTGGACAGTGAGGGAGCAGCAGCCATAGTGAAGGAGCAGTTCGGATGTGTTCTTGCTTCACAACTGCTCTCCAGGATCTACAGACACTGCCTAAGCGAACGCCGTCGATCAGATTCAGGCGCCGTAAGATGGCCTCCATCAAATCGTCTGGAAGTTGGTGCCAGCCGGCATACACAATTGGCTCGTCGGTCTTTTGGTAGAAAATCTGCTTGAGAAAGGATGATAGACTGAAGGAAAGATATTCTCCAAGGTTACCGTAAAGTTTGATTATCAATTCATGAGCCATAGTTGTTAacaatgaagaaagaaaaggagttGTAAAGAGATCGAGGAATATATATAGACAAGTCTGTTCGATCTGTTTAGATAGGAATTCGTATCAGTCTAGGTTTCCATCACAACTACAAGTCTTTTAAGTACTGGTCTTCCTCTTTGGAAGAAGTCGACTCAAAACAGAG
The sequence above is drawn from the Alnus glutinosa chromosome 11, dhAlnGlut1.1, whole genome shotgun sequence genome and encodes:
- the LOC133881060 gene encoding putative F-box protein At5g55150 — its product is MAHELIIKLYGNLGEYLSFSLSSFLKQIFYQKTDEPIVYAGWHQLPDDLMEAILRRLNLIDGVRLGSVCRSWRAVVKQEHIRTAPSLWLLLPHCPDSKSLNFFSTSEGIVRTIKLPRPARGGWCFGSSRGWLTFARWEKGNPQVFIFNPLSGFRHHLPSLTKIPSFDDYVGGAQDRSRLTSFIRKIELSSTDLSKCIVAATFREPADVLALCKPGDKEWSVFQGLKGQSPRYLDIIFHEDKLYALMHKGAFFASYSIELAEKREVIFRVIQNIVVPLIHTWWRRTLESHFVESDGELLIVKSQKYAFNKRRRFQVFKIGFGYIFSSIRPRFTRLTSMGDKKLFLSKSKSLSISGPDFNGIGGNRICFADYINDYCLEDDDDPTVSRQTREVFYLDDERPMCWFSPHP